The DNA region GGATAAACATATAGAAATAATAGTAAGACAGATGTTAGGAAAGGTTAAAGTGGAGGAACCAGGCGATACTGATTTCTTACCCGGAAGTTTGGTAAGTCTTCATGAATTTGAGGATGCAAATAAAAACACTATAGACAATGGCGGTACACCAGCAGTTGGTAGAAGGACTTTACTTGGTATAACTAAAGCATCCTTGGCTACCGATTCATTCCTATCTGCTGCTAGCTTCCAAGAAACCACAAGAGTATTAACGGAAGCAGCTATTAAGGGGAAAGTAGACCACTTAATAGGTCTAAAAGAAAATGTTATAATAGGAAAACTAATACCAGCAGGTACAGGAATGAGGCGATATAAGAACATTGATTTGATCTATGATGAAGAGATTCCAACTGAAAATGTTGTTGACACTAAAAATGACTGATGGTAAAATATATAGGTGTGCAAATCTAAAGTGGACTCTTTTCAAAACATAAAGATTATGTGGACCTCATGTCCACATAATCTTTAAAATGTTAGGAAGGGGGAAGAAGCTTATGATACCAGAGCTTAATACCGATAAAAAGGTAGTCGGGACTAAACAAGTCAAAAGAGCCTTGTTAAATGGAAAAGCTAAAACGGTATACCTGGCTAAGGATGCAGATAGCAAGATACAAAACGAGATTATTACAGCATGTGAAGAGAAAAAGGTCCCAATAA from Tepidimicrobium xylanilyticum includes:
- a CDS encoding ribosomal L7Ae/L30e/S12e/Gadd45 family protein, which encodes MIPELNTDKKVVGTKQVKRALLNGKAKTVYLAKDADSKIQNEIITACEEKKVPIIYVETMEELGKSCKIEVNAASAALLK